The Vibrio pomeroyi genome window below encodes:
- the hflD gene encoding high frequency lysogenization protein HflD: MANTLYDRTIAFAGICQAVALVQQVAKDGHCDKDAFEASLSAILNTNPANTVGVFGREANLKLGLECLVKGIDSTPAGSDITRYIISLMALERKLSSRNDSMSQLGDRIQTAERQTEHFDLFDEQMISNLASIYLDVVSPIGPRIQVSGTPSVLQQTSSQHKVRALLLSGIRSAVLWRQVGGKRRHLIFGRKKMIEQAQILLARM; this comes from the coding sequence GTGGCTAATACACTTTATGACCGTACTATTGCTTTCGCCGGAATTTGCCAAGCTGTGGCTTTGGTTCAACAAGTAGCGAAAGACGGCCATTGTGATAAAGATGCCTTCGAAGCTTCACTCAGTGCCATTTTAAATACCAACCCTGCGAATACCGTGGGCGTATTTGGACGTGAAGCGAACCTAAAGCTTGGCCTTGAGTGCTTAGTAAAAGGTATCGATAGTACTCCAGCAGGTAGCGATATCACGCGTTACATCATCAGCTTGATGGCGCTTGAGCGTAAGCTGTCTTCTCGCAACGACTCTATGTCTCAGCTTGGTGATCGCATTCAAACTGCAGAGCGCCAAACTGAACACTTTGATCTGTTTGACGAGCAAATGATCAGCAACCTTGCGAGTATCTACCTTGATGTTGTCAGCCCTATCGGCCCACGCATTCAGGTTTCTGGCACTCCGTCTGTACTTCAACAGACATCGAGCCAACATAAGGTTCGCGCACTGCTTCTATCAGGGATTCGAAGCGCTGTGTTATGGCGTCAAGTTGGCGGCAAGCGTCGCCACCTTATCTTCGGTCGTAAGAAGATGATCGAGCAGGCTCAAATCCTACTAGCTCGAATGTAA
- a CDS encoding transporter substrate-binding domain-containing protein — protein MKTLFLLLIALTSLSFSSTAEETTLSAAQHSYIQNKQKLVIAKPMYLFNQVWEDFVVNRNQDTCDSVQGMLRDYLNVEVEVKEYFSSRALLSAIASGEADLTIGFAETRRRAEQFEFSDSLYDIQNVYWYRDDVAKNTPHDQLKWVCIKSSLFCQLLNLQGVSDPMVVNSTSELLPAIANGFADATILDLTSVQSYYSVMTPGEWQGALSFSQDLPKFPVQIMMNQNDSMMHSIIEKFILDKENDIANLSSEQFYHFYDDLVNQIIQSQYGKRPIRFTVTEGIYPYSYFDPTTQEAVGFIHDAIKLISRKLGLKFEYVPPEGRNIIDMLKNGEVEFLPGFDVENVDSTQFIASKPFMTFEWALIETNREFENKKTAILDRTGYFIPKSSLEDHLADALIYKDMDSIITAMSKGQITHAYIPKSIANLYIFNGYDALFNIVPQTAEVSLQRKMGVILNPSSSFLQSVIDSAISVTTQNEIDLLTLKHHNIVAQYGFSEERIVAYTLAISGVIFALITFGLMKTRRLSLSLSRAQQSEQRSYDQIQWLTTLLDNLPSLIAIHDKSGQLVLSNNAFDKQMAHCFTQQHDENPEFCWLRDNDEKTGNKLGVWSTIKCDCSGGEQHFRVIRQCLANASEKDPYVITVLDDLTRWEKQQRELEISNKKAQEAIKARDLFLAIVSHELRTPIAAMIGLMELLSTKIENKDDMELLSNAQLSAERLKLLVSDILDISKMEANQLHLESKTSNIYDELCPIFRTFESNARLNNLNFKLDWKVDSISRASLDWLRVTQILNNLLNNAIKFTENGFVLVTVKTSSEQLQLSITDTGCGMSDQQIARAFQPFAQGGRSISRRYGGTGLGITVVQRLVNMMDGDLKIESKLGLGTKVSVNLPIKGTASPVKVVTPMHSEDREILAWFKAWKVDNHMNDYSQAIERSTQWQNLYPDLLLSDITAQGKSVTHAPASVYHFTGTVLIADDDPINRLLFAKQLKRFGLKTVIVKTAKKRWKS, from the coding sequence ATGAAGACCCTGTTTCTCTTATTAATCGCTCTAACTTCACTCTCTTTTTCCAGTACCGCTGAAGAAACCACATTAAGTGCAGCCCAGCATAGCTATATCCAAAATAAACAGAAGCTAGTGATTGCGAAACCTATGTACCTGTTTAATCAAGTTTGGGAAGACTTTGTCGTCAATCGCAATCAAGACACGTGCGATAGCGTCCAAGGTATGCTTAGGGATTACTTAAATGTCGAAGTCGAAGTAAAAGAGTACTTCTCTTCCAGAGCCTTATTATCTGCGATTGCTAGCGGTGAAGCTGACTTAACCATTGGCTTTGCGGAAACACGCAGAAGAGCTGAACAATTTGAGTTTTCAGACAGCTTATATGACATTCAAAATGTGTATTGGTACAGAGATGACGTCGCCAAGAATACGCCGCACGACCAATTAAAATGGGTATGCATTAAAAGTTCACTATTCTGCCAACTGCTCAATCTGCAGGGGGTGTCTGACCCTATGGTTGTGAACAGCACTTCTGAACTTTTACCTGCGATAGCAAATGGCTTTGCCGATGCGACGATCTTAGATCTGACATCAGTACAAAGTTACTACTCCGTCATGACCCCGGGAGAATGGCAAGGTGCACTCTCGTTCAGCCAAGATCTGCCAAAATTTCCCGTTCAGATCATGATGAACCAGAATGACAGCATGATGCACAGCATCATCGAAAAATTCATTCTCGACAAAGAAAATGACATTGCCAATTTGTCTTCAGAACAGTTCTATCATTTTTACGATGATCTCGTGAACCAGATAATCCAAAGCCAATATGGCAAGCGCCCTATTCGCTTTACGGTAACGGAAGGGATCTACCCGTATTCATATTTTGATCCTACTACCCAAGAAGCAGTGGGGTTTATTCATGATGCAATAAAGCTGATTTCGAGAAAACTCGGATTGAAGTTTGAATATGTGCCGCCAGAAGGCAGAAACATTATCGATATGCTCAAGAATGGTGAGGTTGAGTTTTTGCCAGGCTTCGATGTAGAGAACGTAGATTCTACTCAGTTTATCGCTAGCAAACCTTTCATGACATTCGAATGGGCGCTGATTGAAACTAACCGCGAGTTTGAAAATAAAAAGACCGCGATTTTGGATCGAACGGGCTACTTCATTCCAAAGTCGAGTTTAGAAGATCACTTAGCTGATGCTCTGATTTACAAAGACATGGACTCAATCATTACCGCGATGAGCAAGGGTCAGATTACACATGCCTATATCCCAAAAAGTATCGCTAACCTATACATTTTTAATGGTTACGATGCGCTGTTTAACATCGTTCCACAAACAGCCGAAGTTTCACTACAACGTAAGATGGGGGTCATTTTAAATCCGAGTTCGTCGTTCTTACAAAGCGTAATCGACTCAGCTATTTCAGTCACGACACAAAATGAAATTGATCTTCTAACACTGAAGCATCACAACATCGTCGCTCAATACGGATTCAGTGAGGAGCGAATCGTGGCGTATACCTTAGCAATATCAGGAGTGATATTCGCTTTGATTACGTTTGGCTTAATGAAGACTCGTCGACTGTCTCTATCGCTGTCCCGTGCTCAACAGTCTGAACAGCGCAGTTATGATCAGATCCAATGGCTAACGACCTTGCTAGATAACTTACCTAGCTTGATTGCGATTCACGATAAAAGCGGCCAGTTAGTGCTTTCCAACAATGCTTTTGATAAACAAATGGCCCACTGCTTTACACAGCAACACGATGAAAACCCAGAGTTTTGTTGGCTTAGAGATAACGATGAAAAAACAGGGAACAAATTAGGCGTTTGGAGCACCATCAAGTGTGACTGCAGTGGCGGCGAACAGCACTTTCGTGTGATTCGTCAGTGTTTGGCCAACGCATCAGAGAAAGACCCTTACGTAATCACGGTACTTGATGACCTCACAAGATGGGAAAAACAACAACGTGAACTTGAGATCTCTAACAAGAAAGCGCAAGAAGCGATCAAAGCTCGAGATCTATTCTTAGCCATCGTCAGCCATGAATTGCGCACGCCTATCGCGGCCATGATTGGCCTGATGGAGCTGCTCAGTACCAAGATAGAAAACAAAGATGACATGGAGCTTCTTAGTAATGCTCAGTTGTCAGCAGAACGTTTGAAACTGCTGGTCAGTGACATTCTCGACATCTCCAAAATGGAGGCCAATCAGCTTCACTTAGAGTCGAAGACAAGCAATATCTACGACGAGTTGTGCCCGATATTTAGGACATTTGAGAGCAATGCTCGACTCAACAATCTTAACTTCAAATTAGATTGGAAAGTCGACTCGATATCCAGAGCAAGCTTAGATTGGCTGAGAGTCACTCAGATCCTTAATAACCTACTGAACAATGCGATTAAGTTCACCGAGAACGGCTTTGTGTTAGTTACGGTAAAAACATCGAGCGAACAGCTACAGCTTTCTATTACAGATACAGGCTGCGGTATGTCTGACCAACAGATAGCGCGTGCGTTTCAACCTTTCGCACAAGGCGGCCGCAGTATTAGTCGACGCTACGGCGGCACAGGACTGGGAATTACGGTGGTTCAACGACTAGTTAACATGATGGACGGTGACCTCAAGATTGAAAGCAAGTTAGGGCTAGGCACTAAGGTTTCGGTGAACTTACCAATTAAAGGAACAGCGAGCCCAGTTAAAGTGGTTACGCCGATGCACTCTGAAGACAGAGAGATCTTAGCGTGGTTTAAAGCTTGGAAAGTCGATAATCACATGAATGATTACAGTCAGGCTATTGAGCGCTCTACACAGTGGCAGAAC
- the htpX gene encoding protease HtpX: MKRVMLFLATNLAVVLVLSVVLNIVYAVTGMQPGSLSGLLLMAAVFGFGGSFISLMMSKKMALRSVGGMVIESPRNETEHWLMETVSRQAQQVGIGMPTVAIYDSPDINAFATGAKRDDSLVAVSTGLLHNMTRDEAEAVLAHEVSHIANGDMVTMTLMQGVVNTFVIFLSRFIANIVASNDNEEEGGSNMMVYFGVSMVLELVFGFLASFITMWYSRHREFHADAGAAHLVGKEKMIAALERLKVSHEPQLEGSMMAFGINGKKSLTELLMSHPPLDKRIASLRNM, from the coding sequence ATGAAGCGAGTAATGTTGTTCCTTGCAACCAACCTTGCGGTTGTATTGGTACTAAGTGTTGTTCTTAATATTGTATACGCAGTTACAGGTATGCAACCAGGAAGCCTTTCAGGCTTGCTGTTAATGGCTGCGGTATTTGGTTTTGGCGGCTCATTCATTTCATTAATGATGTCAAAGAAAATGGCGCTACGCTCAGTTGGCGGCATGGTCATTGAGAGCCCTCGTAATGAAACAGAACATTGGTTGATGGAGACGGTAAGCCGTCAAGCTCAACAAGTTGGTATTGGTATGCCAACAGTGGCGATCTACGATTCGCCAGACATCAACGCATTCGCAACAGGCGCTAAGCGTGACGATTCATTGGTAGCGGTATCAACAGGCCTTCTGCACAACATGACACGTGACGAAGCTGAAGCGGTATTAGCGCATGAAGTTAGCCACATCGCGAACGGCGACATGGTGACAATGACGCTAATGCAAGGTGTCGTGAACACGTTCGTTATCTTCCTTTCTCGTTTCATCGCGAACATTGTTGCGTCGAATGACAACGAAGAAGAGGGTGGCAGCAACATGATGGTGTACTTCGGTGTGTCTATGGTGCTGGAATTGGTATTTGGTTTCTTGGCAAGCTTCATTACTATGTGGTACAGCCGTCATCGTGAATTCCATGCCGATGCAGGTGCTGCGCACTTGGTAGGTAAAGAGAAGATGATTGCAGCGCTAGAGCGTCTAAAAGTGAGCCACGAGCCACAGCTAGAAGGTTCTATGATGGCGTTTGGTATCAACGGTAAGAAGTCTCTAACTGAGCTACTAATGAGCCACCCACCGCTAGATAAGCGTATTGCGTCTCTACGTAACATGTAA
- the bioD gene encoding dethiobiotin synthase yields the protein MIDALFIAGTDTEVGKTVVSKAILQALTAQDLSTIGYKPVAAGCEQYPEGLRNSDALHLQDAATQDIAYEDVNPYALLLPSSPHIAAKHDGVVIDEAVLSAKLDQHKQNSDIVLVEGAGGWRVPVSDDEYLSSWVKKEQLPVVLTVGIKLGCLSHALLTAEAIRADGLNLVGWVANRINPGTEHYADIIAMLEDKLGAPKLGEIPYVPKAKSKNIGKYINVQPLLEL from the coding sequence ATGATTGATGCATTATTCATTGCAGGTACGGATACCGAAGTGGGAAAAACTGTGGTTTCAAAAGCGATTCTTCAAGCTTTGACCGCACAAGATTTATCAACAATTGGTTACAAGCCAGTTGCTGCAGGGTGTGAACAATACCCAGAAGGGTTACGTAACAGTGATGCATTACATCTTCAAGATGCGGCGACACAAGACATTGCTTACGAAGACGTGAACCCGTACGCGTTGCTACTACCGTCATCACCTCACATCGCAGCTAAGCATGACGGTGTCGTGATTGATGAAGCGGTATTATCGGCGAAACTAGACCAGCATAAGCAAAACTCTGACATCGTTCTCGTTGAAGGTGCGGGTGGCTGGCGTGTACCGGTTTCAGATGACGAATACTTGTCTAGCTGGGTTAAAAAAGAGCAGCTTCCAGTTGTATTGACCGTTGGTATTAAGCTGGGTTGTTTGAGCCATGCTCTGTTAACCGCAGAAGCGATTCGTGCTGACGGACTAAACTTAGTTGGTTGGGTAGCAAACCGCATTAATCCGGGCACTGAGCACTATGCTGATATTATTGCGATGCTCGAAGATAAGCTAGGTGCGCCAAAGTTAGGTGAGATCCCTTACGTACCAAAAGCGAAGTCTAAGAATATTGGCAAGTACATTAATGTACAGCCATTGCTTGAGCTTTAA
- the bioB gene encoding biotin synthase BioB, giving the protein MEVRHDWTVAEVTALLEKPFMDLMFEAQVVHRQYQEHNHVQVSTLLSIKTGACPEDCKYCPQSAHYRTDVDKERLMEVERVLDAAQKAKNAGSTRFCMGAAWKNPKERDMPHLTDMIKGVKGMGLETCMTLGMLTPDQAGELADAGLDYYNHNLDTSPEFYGSIITTRTYQDRLDTLSHVRDAGMKICSGGIIGMGESTNDRAGLLVELANLPVHPESVPINMLVKVKGTPMENVDDVESFDFIKLIAIARIMMPMSAVRLSAGRENMNEQMQAMCFMAGANSIFYGCKLLTTPNPDEDTDMQLFKKLGINSQEVAQKPDEIQENELLDQVVERVAARPTKDDMFYDATV; this is encoded by the coding sequence GTGGAAGTTCGTCATGACTGGACAGTTGCTGAAGTAACAGCGCTGCTTGAAAAACCGTTTATGGATTTAATGTTTGAAGCTCAAGTCGTTCATAGACAGTACCAAGAGCACAACCACGTGCAGGTGAGTACGCTTTTATCGATAAAGACAGGTGCTTGCCCTGAAGATTGTAAGTACTGCCCTCAAAGTGCTCACTACCGAACGGATGTCGATAAAGAACGCTTAATGGAAGTTGAGCGTGTTTTGGATGCGGCGCAAAAAGCCAAGAATGCGGGCTCAACTCGCTTCTGTATGGGCGCTGCATGGAAAAACCCGAAAGAACGCGATATGCCTCACCTAACTGACATGATCAAAGGTGTGAAAGGCATGGGTCTAGAAACCTGTATGACACTGGGTATGTTAACGCCGGATCAAGCGGGTGAATTAGCCGACGCAGGTTTGGACTACTACAACCATAACCTTGATACGTCTCCAGAGTTCTACGGCAGTATTATTACCACTCGTACTTACCAAGATCGTTTAGACACGTTGTCTCACGTGCGTGATGCCGGAATGAAGATTTGTTCTGGTGGCATCATCGGTATGGGCGAAAGCACCAATGACCGCGCAGGCCTTCTTGTAGAGCTTGCGAACCTTCCAGTACACCCAGAAAGTGTGCCAATCAACATGCTAGTAAAAGTGAAAGGCACACCGATGGAAAACGTCGATGATGTTGAGTCTTTCGACTTCATCAAGCTGATTGCGATTGCTCGTATTATGATGCCTATGTCTGCAGTTCGCTTATCTGCAGGCCGTGAGAACATGAACGAACAGATGCAAGCGATGTGTTTCATGGCGGGTGCGAACTCTATCTTCTACGGTTGTAAGCTACTGACGACGCCAAACCCTGATGAAGACACGGATATGCAGCTGTTTAAGAAGCTGGGTATCAATAGTCAAGAAGTGGCTCAAAAGCCAGACGAAATTCAAGAAAACGAACTGTTAGATCAAGTGGTGGAGCGCGTTGCGGCTCGTCCAACTAAAGATGACATGTTCTACGATGCCACGGTTTAA
- the bioA gene encoding adenosylmethionine--8-amino-7-oxononanoate transaminase — translation MDLAFDRQHIWHPYTSTLTPLTCYPVTNADGVYLELEGGKRIIDGMSSWWSTIHGYNHPDLNAAAHSQIDKVSHVMFGGITHQPAIDLCKKLLNLAPSSLEHVFLADSGSVAVEVSLKMALQYWHAKGQPRSKFLTLRDGYHGDTFAAMSVTDPDNSMHSLYKGFLPEHIFADSPKTGFWEQWDANDINSFREKLATHHQEVAAVILEPIVQGAGGMRIYHPEFLKQVRLLCDEFNVLLILDEIATGFGRTGKLFACEHADIQPDILCLGKALTGGYMTLSATLASKEVADTVCGGEAGCFMHGPTFMGNPLACAVGAASLSIIEQGHWQNQTQQIEQLFSELLPPLREHALVKDVRWLGAIGVVETHSPVDMETIQAHFVEQGVWIRPFGKLIYMMPPFISKPEHIEQLISAIDKALSRPDCFKET, via the coding sequence ATGGATCTCGCCTTTGATCGCCAGCATATCTGGCATCCCTACACATCAACGTTAACACCTCTGACCTGCTACCCAGTCACCAATGCAGACGGTGTTTACTTAGAATTAGAAGGCGGAAAACGAATTATTGATGGCATGTCGTCTTGGTGGTCAACCATTCACGGCTACAATCATCCAGATCTGAATGCCGCTGCTCATAGCCAAATAGATAAGGTTTCACACGTTATGTTTGGTGGTATCACCCACCAGCCTGCCATCGATTTATGTAAGAAGCTTCTCAACCTAGCACCAAGTAGTCTTGAACATGTATTCTTGGCCGATTCAGGCTCAGTTGCCGTAGAAGTGAGTCTTAAAATGGCGCTTCAATACTGGCATGCCAAAGGACAACCTCGTTCGAAGTTCCTCACACTCAGAGATGGCTATCACGGTGATACCTTTGCAGCGATGTCAGTGACCGACCCTGACAACTCGATGCACAGCCTCTACAAAGGCTTTTTGCCTGAACACATTTTTGCCGATTCACCGAAAACAGGTTTTTGGGAACAATGGGACGCTAACGACATAAACAGCTTCCGTGAAAAGCTAGCAACACATCATCAAGAAGTCGCAGCCGTGATCCTAGAGCCAATCGTTCAAGGCGCTGGCGGTATGCGTATCTACCACCCTGAATTTCTGAAACAAGTGCGCTTGCTGTGCGATGAATTCAACGTATTGTTGATTTTGGATGAGATTGCGACCGGGTTTGGCCGCACTGGGAAACTGTTCGCGTGTGAGCATGCCGATATTCAACCGGACATTCTATGCTTGGGTAAAGCGCTGACTGGTGGCTACATGACCCTTTCAGCAACACTAGCGAGTAAAGAAGTCGCAGACACGGTATGTGGTGGTGAAGCAGGCTGCTTTATGCACGGACCAACTTTTATGGGTAACCCATTGGCTTGCGCCGTCGGCGCGGCAAGTTTATCCATCATAGAGCAAGGCCATTGGCAAAATCAGACTCAGCAGATAGAACAGCTTTTCTCTGAATTGCTGCCACCTTTGCGAGAGCATGCATTGGTTAAAGACGTTCGCTGGTTGGGCGCGATTGGTGTAGTTGAAACCCATTCACCTGTCGATATGGAAACCATTCAAGCTCACTTTGTTGAACAAGGCGTTTGGATACGCCCATTTGGCAAGTTGATCTATATGATGCCTCCTTTCATTAGCAAACCTGAACATATTGAGCAGCTCATTTCAGCCATTGATAAGGCACTTAGTCGTCCTGATTGTTTCAAAGAGACCTAA
- the bioC gene encoding malonyl-ACP O-methyltransferase BioC, with product MSQEAVVHNYVGQDKNAIAEAFGKAAVTYDKHAEFQRDVGHRLLDKLPSDLSGLKVLDLGCGTGYFSEQIVKRGAEVVCADLSVGMLKAAEQRCGSSVSLYQQADAEQLPFEDGCFDIVFSSLALQWCDDLSSPLKEMKRVTAAGGRVIFSTLLDGSLFELEKSWSKIDAHQHVNHFITINQVKIALAQSSCTAHQLDLPTITVWYDTAFELMRDLKGIGANHVSGRSQGLTSRRMLQLVEREYREFKNHQGFLPATYQVCLGVIQL from the coding sequence ATGTCACAAGAAGCAGTCGTGCATAATTACGTAGGCCAAGATAAGAATGCGATTGCCGAAGCCTTCGGCAAAGCAGCAGTAACCTATGATAAACACGCTGAGTTTCAGCGCGATGTCGGCCACCGATTACTGGATAAGTTACCTAGCGACCTCTCCGGTTTAAAGGTACTCGATTTAGGTTGTGGTACGGGATATTTCTCCGAGCAGATAGTGAAGCGTGGTGCTGAGGTAGTGTGTGCTGACCTGTCTGTTGGAATGTTAAAAGCGGCAGAACAACGCTGCGGCTCATCAGTCTCTTTATATCAACAAGCTGACGCAGAGCAATTGCCGTTTGAGGATGGATGTTTCGACATCGTTTTTTCGAGCTTAGCATTGCAATGGTGTGATGATTTATCGTCGCCTTTGAAAGAGATGAAGCGCGTTACAGCGGCTGGTGGACGTGTGATTTTCTCAACTTTGCTTGATGGGTCACTGTTTGAACTGGAAAAGTCATGGTCCAAAATTGACGCACATCAACACGTTAACCATTTTATTACAATCAATCAGGTAAAAATTGCGTTAGCGCAATCTAGCTGTACTGCTCATCAACTAGACTTGCCCACCATCACCGTTTGGTACGACACTGCGTTTGAACTGATGCGCGACCTTAAAGGCATCGGCGCTAATCACGTAAGTGGTCGCTCACAAGGTTTAACAAGCCGCCGTATGTTGCAGCTTGTTGAACGGGAATATCGAGAGTTTAAAAACCATCAAGGTTTCTTACCAGCAACATATCAAGTTTGTTTAGGGGTTATTCAATTATGA
- the bioF gene encoding 8-amino-7-oxononanoate synthase — protein MPRFKARIKEALVHRHEQGLTRQLKVLENSNGPLLNSEGSSFINFSSNDYLGLANDPELVDAWQTGLSQYGTGSAASPLVTGFSPAHRNLEAQLCEWLGFERAILFSSGFSANQALLFSLLEKDDSLLQDKLNHSSLMEAGMLSPATMKRFKHNDAQHLESLLRRSPQSLVVTEGVFSMDGDQAPLNQISNLTNQYDSWLAVDDAHGIGVLGDKGAGSCNEAQITPDILVVTFGKAFGLSGAAILCSSEVGDYLTQFARHHVYSTAMPPSQAVALSHACQMIQTQEWRREKLTELGTLYAEQMNGLHGFIDTQTPIKPFVIGEAQAAFSVAEELKRNQVWVTAIRPPTVPTGTARLRITLTANHTQKQILQLTGSLRQAVETNLESSFESNSDTHIEINNEAQ, from the coding sequence ATGCCACGGTTTAAAGCTCGCATTAAAGAAGCCCTTGTTCATCGCCATGAGCAAGGGTTGACTCGTCAACTCAAGGTGCTCGAAAACAGCAATGGACCTTTGCTGAATAGCGAAGGTTCTAGTTTCATCAATTTTTCGAGTAATGATTATTTAGGTCTGGCGAACGATCCTGAACTGGTCGATGCATGGCAAACAGGGCTTTCCCAATATGGTACTGGAAGTGCGGCATCGCCATTGGTTACAGGCTTTAGTCCTGCTCATCGAAATTTAGAGGCTCAGCTGTGTGAATGGCTTGGCTTCGAACGTGCCATTCTCTTTAGCTCTGGTTTCAGTGCTAATCAAGCCTTGTTGTTTTCTCTGCTTGAGAAAGACGATTCATTGCTGCAAGACAAACTTAACCACTCCTCTTTGATGGAAGCGGGGATGCTTTCTCCTGCAACAATGAAACGCTTTAAGCATAACGACGCGCAACATCTAGAGTCGCTGCTGCGCCGTTCTCCACAATCCTTGGTTGTGACGGAAGGCGTGTTCAGCATGGATGGCGACCAGGCTCCCCTTAATCAAATATCTAACCTGACCAATCAATACGACAGTTGGCTTGCGGTTGATGATGCCCACGGGATTGGCGTATTAGGTGATAAAGGGGCAGGGAGCTGCAATGAAGCTCAAATAACGCCTGATATCTTGGTGGTGACCTTTGGTAAAGCATTCGGCCTCTCTGGTGCCGCGATTTTGTGTTCGTCAGAGGTGGGTGATTACTTAACTCAATTCGCTCGTCATCATGTGTATTCAACGGCAATGCCACCTTCACAAGCGGTGGCTTTGTCTCATGCGTGTCAGATGATTCAAACGCAAGAGTGGCGTCGCGAGAAGCTAACTGAGTTAGGGACTCTCTACGCAGAGCAGATGAACGGTTTGCACGGTTTTATTGATACTCAGACTCCGATTAAGCCGTTTGTGATCGGTGAAGCTCAGGCTGCGTTTTCCGTTGCAGAAGAATTAAAGCGCAACCAAGTTTGGGTCACTGCAATTAGGCCACCCACGGTTCCGACCGGGACGGCTCGTCTGCGTATTACATTAACCGCCAATCACACTCAAAAGCAGATCCTTCAATTAACTGGTTCTTTACGTCAAGCAGTGGAAACAAATCTTGAATCAAGTTTTGAATCCAATAGCGACACTCACATCGAAATAAATAATGAGGCTCAGTAA
- the purB gene encoding adenylosuccinate lyase, which yields MELSALTAVSPVDGRYGSKTIALRSIFSEFGLLKYRSIVEIRWLQKLAATDAIKEVPAFSAEANQFLDELAANFSEEDALRIKEIERTTNHDVKAVEYFLKEKVAGVPELHAVNEFIHFACTSEDINNTSHALMLKEARDEVVLPEIRNVIDAIKALANEYRDIPLLSRTHGQPASPSTMGKEMANVAYRMERQYKQIENVEILAKINGAVGNYNAHLSAYPEVDWHQFSEEFITESLGVTWNPYTTQIEPHDYIAELFDAIARFNTILLDFDRDVWGYIALGHFKQKTIAGEIGSSTMPHKVNPIDFENSEGNLGLANAVFGHLAQKLPVSRWQRDLTDSTVLRNLGVGVGYAIIAYTSTLKGISKLEVNREALLAELDKNWEVLAEPVQTVMRRYGIEKPYEKLKELTRGKRVDGEGMRAFIDGLEIPEDEKVRLKEMTPANYIGQAIELTDKL from the coding sequence ATGGAACTGTCAGCATTGACTGCTGTTTCACCAGTAGACGGCCGTTACGGAAGTAAGACTATTGCATTACGCAGCATCTTTAGTGAGTTTGGTCTACTAAAGTACCGCTCTATCGTTGAAATTCGTTGGTTACAAAAGCTTGCAGCTACTGATGCAATCAAAGAAGTACCAGCGTTCAGTGCAGAAGCTAACCAGTTTCTTGATGAACTAGCCGCTAACTTCAGCGAAGAAGATGCTCTACGTATCAAAGAGATCGAGCGCACTACAAACCACGACGTAAAAGCGGTTGAATACTTCTTAAAAGAGAAAGTTGCTGGCGTTCCTGAGCTTCACGCTGTAAACGAATTCATTCACTTTGCATGTACTTCTGAAGACATCAACAACACGTCTCACGCGCTTATGCTTAAAGAAGCTCGTGACGAAGTTGTTCTTCCAGAGATCCGCAACGTAATCGACGCAATCAAAGCACTAGCGAACGAATACCGCGACATCCCTCTTCTTTCTCGTACACACGGTCAGCCTGCTTCTCCTTCTACTATGGGTAAAGAAATGGCTAACGTTGCGTACCGTATGGAACGTCAATACAAGCAAATCGAAAACGTTGAGATCCTAGCGAAAATCAACGGCGCTGTTGGTAACTACAACGCACACCTTTCTGCATACCCAGAGGTAGATTGGCACCAGTTCTCTGAAGAGTTCATCACTGAATCTCTTGGTGTAACTTGGAACCCGTACACAACTCAAATTGAACCTCACGATTACATCGCTGAGCTATTCGACGCGATTGCTCGTTTCAACACAATCCTTCTAGACTTCGACCGTGACGTTTGGGGCTACATTGCTCTTGGTCACTTCAAGCAGAAGACGATTGCTGGTGAAATCGGCTCATCTACAATGCCGCACAAAGTTAACCCAATTGACTTCGAAAACTCAGAAGGCAACCTTGGTCTAGCTAACGCTGTATTCGGCCACCTAGCGCAAAAACTTCCAGTTTCTCGCTGGCAACGTGACTTAACTGACTCTACGGTTCTTCGTAACCTAGGTGTTGGTGTTGGCTACGCAATCATTGCATACACTTCAACTCTGAAAGGTATTAGCAAGCTAGAAGTTAACCGTGAAGCGCTACTTGCTGAACTAGACAAGAACTGGGAAGTACTAGCAGAACCAGTACAAACAGTAATGCGTCGTTACGGCATCGAGAAGCCATACGAGAAGCTTAAAGAGCTAACTCGTGGTAAGCGTGTAGACGGCGAAGGCATGCGTGCATTCATCGACGGTCTAGAGATTCCTGAAGACGAGAAAGTTCGTCTGAAAGAGATGACTCCAGCGAACTACATCGGTCAAGCAATCGAGCTAACTGACAAGCTGTAA